One stretch of Halobacillus litoralis DNA includes these proteins:
- a CDS encoding DeoR/GlpR family DNA-binding transcription regulator → MLPQERQKEILKLLQEYRSMKINELSKQLNVTRETIRKDLYEMEDKGLIKKVHGGAILNKANSETNYDHRKYTNYIEKKSIAKKAAELVEDGDTIYIDYGTTALLFAKELMSKSDLTVITNSLPIANELVNYTDFQVVVIGGTIRKNEKSLFGPVANLGMEHLYVDSGFFGMGAISSEAGYTNFHMGESEVSRRMIKHSNKTVVIADFSKFNTVAMNKVASVDDVDVLITDENTNQEALKELESIRTRIVVAEIVEDEKSVE, encoded by the coding sequence ATGCTTCCTCAAGAACGACAAAAGGAAATATTAAAATTGTTACAAGAGTATAGATCAATGAAAATTAATGAATTGAGTAAGCAGCTTAATGTGACTAGAGAAACGATAAGAAAAGATTTATATGAAATGGAAGATAAAGGGCTGATCAAGAAAGTTCATGGTGGTGCTATATTAAACAAAGCCAACTCAGAAACCAATTATGATCATCGAAAATACACAAATTATATTGAAAAGAAAAGTATTGCAAAGAAGGCAGCAGAATTAGTTGAAGATGGGGATACCATTTACATTGATTATGGTACGACAGCATTGTTATTTGCGAAAGAACTTATGAGTAAAAGTGATTTAACAGTGATAACAAACTCACTGCCTATTGCAAATGAGCTTGTTAATTATACTGATTTCCAAGTTGTAGTGATTGGTGGGACGATACGAAAAAATGAAAAATCACTTTTTGGTCCAGTTGCTAATCTTGGAATGGAACACTTATATGTTGACTCCGGATTTTTTGGCATGGGTGCTATTTCCTCTGAAGCAGGGTACACAAATTTTCATATGGGTGAGTCTGAAGTGTCTAGACGTATGATTAAACATAGTAATAAAACAGTGGTCATCGCTGATTTTTCAAAATTTAATACAGTAGCAATGAACAAAGTTGCTTCAGTTGATGATGTAGATGTTTTAATTACAGATGAAAACACAAATCAAGAAGCACTAAAAGAATTAGAATCAATAAGGACCCGCATAGTGGTTGCAGAGATAGTAGAAGATGAAAAGAGTGTTGAATAG